In the Brevundimonas sp. MF30-B genome, CGTCGATGTCGCAATCCTCGACATCCGCTTCGGCTCCGGAATGACGGGTTTGGAGGCCGCGCGGCGGATCCTCGAACACGCCGGCACGCGTGTGCTTCTGCTGACCCTGCACGACACGGCGGAGTATGTGCGCAGCGCCCTGGCCGCCGGTGTGACCGGATATGTTCTGAAGGACGCCGGGCGCGAGGAGCTGCTCCACGCCATCCGGGCTGTGGGCGAGGGTCGCACGGCCCTGCCCAGCGCGCTCTTGCGTCTGGCCGTGTCGCCTGTCGCAGGGCCCAGCGACAGCGACCTGGCGCGGCTGACGCCCCGGGAGCGGGAAGTCCTCGCCCTCATCAAGGGAGGACTGACCAACAAGGCCATCGCGCGCGAACTCGGCATTCGACCGGGAACCGTCAAGGTTCATGTTGAAAAGGTCATCGCCAAGCTCGGGGTCACCGATCGGACACAGGCCGCCGTCTTCGCGGCCCGGATTCTGCCGTGACGGCCCCCTCGATCTGGACGAGAGGCGGTCGGGCCTGGGCCGACCTCGGGCTGGGGCTGAAGGGCCTGATCGTCGTCGCCCTGCCCCTGGCGATCCTGCTGGCCGGAATCGGGGCCCTGCACCTGTCCGCTCGCGCCGAAGCCGAGGCCGAGGCGCGGGTGCGTCTGACCTTCGCCATCCAGCGCGACATCCACGAAGTACACGCCCTTCTGGCCGAGGCGGCGAGTGGCGTGCGCGGCTATCGCCTGACCGGGCGCCGCGCCTTCCTGAAACCCTACATCAAGGCGGAGGCCCTTCTGCCCACCACGCTGGATCGCTTGCGCCGGACCGCGCGGGATCCTGAAATTCGCCGACGCCTCGCGCGTGTCGATGGCCTCGTGGTGCTCAAGCGCGACGGGCTCGCCCAACTCGCCTCCATGCCCGACGCGGGGACCGCGATCGGGGTGGAGACGCCGGCTGTGACCCGAGCGCTGATCGCCAACAAGGCGGTGCTTGATGCGCTTCGGGCCGAGATCGAGGCCATGCAACGTCGTGAGGTCGAGCTGCTTGCGGAACGTCAGGCCCGTGCTGACGCGGAGCGCAGACGGACCTGGACTCTGACGGCTGTCCTCGCGGGGATCGGTTTGTTGGGAGGATTGGCCGCGGCTCAGTTGCTGTTCACGGGGATCGTTCGCCGCGTGAGGAGCCTGGAGCGTGACGCCGAGCGGCTGGAGCGCGGCGTCCCCTTGAGCTTGGTCGACGAGGCCCAAGACGAGATCGGCAGACTGGCCCGCAGACTGGTCCAGGCCGGCGACCTGCTGCGGTCGCGCGAGGCTGCGCTCCGCGAAGGCGAGGAACGCTACCGCCGCGTGATCGAAGGCGTTCGCGACTATGGAATCTTCGCCCTGGACATCGACGGCCGGGTCGTCAGTTGGAACACCGGAGCAGAGCGCATCAAGGGTTGGACGGCCGAGGAGATCCTCGGTCGCCATTTCTCGAGTTTCTACCCCCCCGAGGCCCGTGAGGAGACCCCCGCCCGGTTGCTGGAAGTCGCGAGCCGCGACGGCCGGGTCGAGGACGAAGGCTGGCGGGTGCGCCGTGACGGCGGGCGCTTTTGGGCCAATGTCGTCATCACCGCCCTGCGCGATGAGGACGGAACCTTGACCGGCTTCTCGAAGGTCACGCGCGACATCACCGAGCGACGCCGCGCCGAGGAGGCCCTGGGCCACGCCCGGGCGGAGGCAGAACGGGCCAGCCGGGCCAAGAGCGAGTTCCTGTCGCGAATGAGCCATGAGCTGCGCACGCCTCTGACCGCCATCCTGGGGTTCAACCAGTTGCTGGGCATGGACGGCGAGGCCCTGACGGAGGACCAACGCCATGCCGTGGATC is a window encoding:
- a CDS encoding response regulator transcription factor, whose translation is MRVLIADDHELTRAGLRAVIDREPDLEVIDEAATGEAAVDRCAAGDVDVAILDIRFGSGMTGLEAARRILEHAGTRVLLLTLHDTAEYVRSALAAGVTGYVLKDAGREELLHAIRAVGEGRTALPSALLRLAVSPVAGPSDSDLARLTPREREVLALIKGGLTNKAIARELGIRPGTVKVHVEKVIAKLGVTDRTQAAVFAARILP
- a CDS encoding PAS domain S-box protein, which translates into the protein MTAPSIWTRGGRAWADLGLGLKGLIVVALPLAILLAGIGALHLSARAEAEAEARVRLTFAIQRDIHEVHALLAEAASGVRGYRLTGRRAFLKPYIKAEALLPTTLDRLRRTARDPEIRRRLARVDGLVVLKRDGLAQLASMPDAGTAIGVETPAVTRALIANKAVLDALRAEIEAMQRREVELLAERQARADAERRRTWTLTAVLAGIGLLGGLAAAQLLFTGIVRRVRSLERDAERLERGVPLSLVDEAQDEIGRLARRLVQAGDLLRSREAALREGEERYRRVIEGVRDYGIFALDIDGRVVSWNTGAERIKGWTAEEILGRHFSSFYPPEAREETPARLLEVASRDGRVEDEGWRVRRDGGRFWANVVITALRDEDGTLTGFSKVTRDITERRRAEEALGHARAEAERASRAKSEFLSRMSHELRTPLTAILGFNQLLGMDGEALTEDQRHAVDQIAKAGGHLLAMIEEVLDIARIEAGGHALTLEAVTLGPVLDDVRSLISPQAQAAGVDVRIEGQKGGVARIDRRATVQILLNLLSNAVKYGPAGGTVTVSVLDEPDRLRVEVVDEGPGVPDALIARLFTPFDRLDAERWSGAEGSGLGLALSRGLAQAQGGDVVYRPRGDRSGAAFTLDLINASALTGDAE